A single Primulina eburnea isolate SZY01 chromosome 11, ASM2296580v1, whole genome shotgun sequence DNA region contains:
- the LOC140804607 gene encoding protein TIFY 10B-like: MGTPEVLDSGKRSNFSQTCSLLSQYLKENKGSFGELGLVLSEDKGIPARTMNLLPMIEKSGQNSGADSYDQNRNSGMKSGAGQSAPMTIFYAGQMIVFDDLPSEKADKIMMLASTAARSSAASFPKFALQKRDHLCIPRPLLASDLPIKRKNSLARFLEKRKDRIVATEPYQARKPSNTEAWLELAPRFSSPNSQRH; this comes from the exons ATGGGCACGCCGGAAGTATTGGACAGCGGGAAGAGGTCTAATTTCTCTCAGACATGTAGCTTGTTGAGCCAGTACTTGAAAGAGAACAAGGGTAGTTTTGGAGAGCTGGGGCTCGTGTTGTCGGAGGACAAAG GGATCCCAGCTAGAACGATGAACTTGTTGCCCATGATCGAGAAATCAGGGCAGAATTCGGGTGCTGATTCGTATGATCAGAACCGTAACAGTGGTATGAAATCGGGGGCTGGTCAAAGTGCGCCAATGACCATATTCTACGCCGGTCAGATGATTGTGTTTGACGACTTGCCGTCGGAAAAGGCGGACAAAATCATGATGTTAGCTAGCACCGCAGCTCGAAGTTCCGCCGCCAGCTTCCCCAAGTTTGCTTTACAGAAGCGAGATCATCTATGCATTCCTCGCCCGCTTCTTGCTTCCG ATTTACCAATAAAGCGGAAAAATTCTCTGGCCAGATTCTTGGAGAAGAGGAAAGATAG AATTGTAGCAACTGAACCGTACCAAGCAAGAAAACCATCAAATACAGAAGCATGGCTGGAATTGGCTCCTCGCTTTTCTTCACCAAACAGTCAACGCCATTGA